From Campylobacter showae:
CATCAAGCTTAACCGCGCCGGTTTTTGACAAATCTATCACACGCCCTGCGACAAAAGGGCCTCGGTCGTTTATACGCACGATGATATTTTTGCCGTTTTTTATATTCGTCACGCGCACCATAGTGTTCATCGGCAGAGTCTTATGCGCCGCCGTCATAGCGTGCATATCGTAAGTCTCGCCGTTTGACGTTTTTTTGCCGTGAAAATCCGGACCGTACCAGCTGGCTATACCGCTAGCCCTATCACCGACCTTGACTACGGTCGGATAGTATGTTTTTCCGTTTATGGTATAAGGGCGCATAGTAGCCTCATGCATGCCCTTTGAGCTGTTTATTTTGCCGCTCTTTTTTGAGCCGCCGCTAGCGGTAATCCCGCCTGAAGGCGAAGTCAAAAAGGAACAGCCGCTCATAAAAAATATGAAAAATAGACTAAAAAATATAAATTTAGCCCTACTCGGTTGCGGCAAGTTTGGCTCCGATCGAGCTGTTTGAGCTCATAAGAGTATTGGCTTCTTTTAAATCCTCAAACGCTACATCAAATTTCTGCGAGACTTCGCCGAGAGTATCGCCGCTTTTAACCATATACTCGGCTAGATAGTTTACGTTTTGTTCGCTTGGGATGACTAGTTTTTGACTAGGCTTGATCTCGTTTGAAGCAAGTCCGTTATACTCTTTTATGATTTTATGATTTACGCCGGTTTTTTCTGCTATAGTTAGTAGCGTGTCATTCTCTTTAGCGGTGTAAATTTCAAATTTTCTATTTTGCGCTACTTCGAAATTATCGCTAAACATTTTCTTTTTGTTTAATGGAATATAAAGATAATAAGGTTTTTCCGTCGGCGGAGTGTAGACGAATTTTAGATGCATATTGTACTCTTTCATCTTTTTTAGACTAAGACCTATGCTGTCTCCTACCTCCATTAGCGTTGTACCACCGGGGACGTCTATCTTTGATAGTTCTATGCCTTTCGTTCCGCTTAGGGCCTGCGTTTTAGCCAGCAAATTTTCCTGCTCTTTTGCTATATGCGCAATGACTAAAATTTTCTTGACGAAATTTTTAGTTTCTTTTGGAATATAGCTTTTTTTATCGTCTAACAATGTTGCCAGATCGGTAGTTCCGGCCTTTTTAATGCCTTCCCTTAATCTAGTGTCTCCGCAGTTGTAAGCCATCATCGCAAGATACCACTTACCAAAGTCGTTTTTTAGACTCTGTAGGTATTTTGTAGCTGCAACGGTAGCCGCCATCGGGTCTTTTCGCTCGTCGGTGTATTTATCGACTCTAAGACCATAAAGTTTTGCCGTAGACTCCATAAACTGCCAAATTCCGATGGCTTTTTTGCTAGAAACTATGTGATTTGAAAAACCGGACTCCGTCATAGCAAGATACAAAAACGACTCCGGGATACCTGAGTCTTTTATAATCTTTTGGAGCATCGGGATATGTTTATAACCGCCTTTGACGGTATCTATAAACTCTTTTCTTTTGCTGTCTTTGATAGAATTTTTTATAGAAGCGTAGTGAGAGCTTTGTAAAAATTTAGCATCTATGTCAAATTCTTTTAATATCATCTTTTGGGTTTGCTCTGCGTCACTGCTAGCCGCGGTCGCAAAAAGCCACCCCGTACATGCCAAACACAGCATTATTACTCTAAAGATTTTCATTTTTCTCCTTGATTACGTGTTAAATTTCGTAAAGATTTTCTTTGCATTTTTCGTTGTTATTTCCATTACCTCTTCTTCTTTTAAATTTAAAATCTCAGCAATCTTCGTCGCGACTAATCGCGTAAAGGCAGGCTCATTTCTACGCCCCCTAAATGGCTCAGGCGTTAGATACGGCGCATCTGTTTCAAGTAGCAGCCTATCTTGCGGAATTTGGGATAAAATTTGAGCCAAATTTTTTGCGTTCTTAAACGTCAAAACTCCGCCGATACCAAAGTAAAATTCGCCCATTTTAGCAAGCTCTAATAGCAAAGGCGAAGCGTTGTAGCAGTGTAAAACCGCTCCGACTAGCCTGCTTGCATACTCTTTTAGGATATTAAAACTATCTTCGTTTGCATCTCTAATATGCAAAATAACCGGCAAATTTAACTCTATCGCCATATCAAGTTGCGCTTTAAATACGCGCTTTTGTTCCGCTTTTTCAAGCTCTTTTTCGTTTTCGTCTTTGGGCAATCGGAAGTAATCAAGCCCGCACTCGCCCACAGCAACGCATTTTTCGTCTTTTGCAAATTTATAAAGTACGTCCTTATCAAATCCATCCTTATCATACGGATGAACTCCGACGGCAAAAAATACATTTTCAAATGCGCGGGTTATTTTAGCCGCTTTTGGTAAATCATTAATATCAGCCCCCGGTATCAGCACTCCGCCGACGCCGTTTTCTCGGGCATTTGCGATAACTTTTACCAGATCGTTATCAAAGCTTTCATCGTCCAAATGACAGTGAGTGTCTATTATCATCAGGCTATTTCTACCCTATTTCGCCCGTTTTCTTTTGCTCTATAAAGAGCCTCGTCGGCAAGCTCCAAAAGCTCATCTAACTTATAATCGCTCCTACTAAAAGCCACTCCGATAGAAACGGTGAAATTTATCTGCTCCTTTTTCAGCTGAACATTACAGCTTGCGATGTTTGCCCTTAAATTTACGAAAAATTTAACCGCCTCTTCGTTTGAGACGTTTTTTAGCACGATGCAAAATTCTTCACCGCCAAATCTTGCTATCAAATCGCCATTTTTGGTCTCGTCGATTAGTTTTTTAGCTAGCGTTTTTAGCACCCTGTCGCCGCTATCGTGGCCGCAGGCGTCATTTATCTCTTTAAAGTGATCGATATCTAGCATCGCCACCGCATAAGGCTCGGCGCGCTCTTCGGCGTAAGCTACGTATTCGTTCATGTCGTCATAAAAATATCTTCTATTATAAACGCCGGTTAGGAAGTCTTTATTGGCAAAATCTGCGATTTGATTTATATTTTCCATCGCTTCGATTAGATTATTTACCCTACAGATAAGCTCCTCTTTTACAAAAGGTTTTGCAATAAAATCATTCGCACCGTTTTTCAAAAATATCGCGCCGTTTACGTTTTCGCTCGGACTCGTCATCATTAAAACGCCGATTTGATTTTTATCACCCACAGCCCTTATCTCTTTTAGTACCTCAAGGCCGTCTTTTACCGGCATCCTGTAGTCGCAAACGACAAGCCTAATATCTGGATTATCGGCAAAATAGCTCATAGCCTCCTCGCCGTGAGCGGCGGTAAATACATGAAACTGAAGGCTAGTTAGGATTTTTTTAAGACTATTTCTAAAAGGAGCCGAGTCCTCAACGATCATTACTTTATATTGCCTATTTTTGCTTAGGCGATTTATGATCTGAAATATATAATTTATATCGTCCATATTGCCTTTATAGACGTAGTCTACGATGTCTTTATGGATAAAGCTCTCTCTGGTAGCATCGTCTATGCTACCAGTTAGTACGATACTAGGTAGACCCTTTGATATGACGTAATCCACGATTTCGCCGTTTGGAGCGTCGGGTAAATTTAGATCAAGTAGCGCGATAAAATAATCTTTTGAATTATTCAAAAACGCTTGCGCTTCAGCCATAGTGTGCGCCACGTCGATATCCATCTCGACCTTATCTTCCATCTTTTTGGCGATCAGCTTTGCCAGAGCTTTGTTGTCTTCTACTATTAAAATTTTATTTTTTTCCATATATTCCCATTTTAAAATTTTTGCAAATATACCATTACTTTTCTTTTTTCAACCTAAATTTTAAGCCAAACTTAAACAACCAAAAGTTGACGGGCAAAATTTATCGCCTCGTCGGTTATATGTTCGCCGCTTATCATTCTGGCTAGTTCATTTACGCGTTCTTCGCCTTTTAGCTCTCTTACGATCGAGGTTTCGCCGTGTTTTTCTACTAGAAAATGCGAATCGGCCTTAGAGCTTAGTTGCGGCTGATGCGAGATAGCGAAAATTTGATAAAATTTGGCCAAATTTAGCAGTACGTTTGCGATACTCATCGCCTCTTTTCCGCTTAGATTCGCGTCTATTTCATCTAATATTATGACGCCCTCGCCGCCTCCGGTGATCTTGCTTTCGCTCGCGATAAAAGCCAGCCTTAATCGGTTTAGCTCGCCCGAGCTTAGATTTTTTAGCGCCGTCTCGTTTAAGCTCAAATTTACCTCGTCCCTACCTGCGGCGTCTAGGGTTTTGCTATTTATCTTTAATGAAATCTCGCTCATATAAAGCTCTTTTAGAAAAGAATTTATGAGCACTTCAAGCTCCTTTAAATTTGCCGCGCGAGCCTGGCTGATTTTATCCGCCAGCGCGTTTATCGCAGTTTCGTTTTGTTTAAATTTACGCTCCAGCTCGCTCTTTTCAAAGCTTATATTTTCGTATCTTGCTAGCTCTGCCTTGCGCGTTTTTAGCGTCGCCAGAGCCTCCTCCTCGCCGCCATAGCGACGCACGAGCGAGTTTATCGCCTCGATGCGGTCTAGTACGCCCTCGATATCCACGTCTTCCAGCTCATCCATGTTTAGATTTTCGCGCGCTACTCGCAGTTCATTCATCGCTTCTTCAAAAAAGCTACTATCGACGTCGCTGATGTTTAGCGCGTCTACTACGGATTGCTCGAAATTAAAAATTTGCTCCGCCCTATTCCATGCTTCTAAAATTTTATCCTTTTTGCTTAGGCGCTTTTTTAGCTCCATTAGCTCGTCAAATTCGCCGATTTTCGGACTCACGCTTTCTATTTTATTGATTTCAAAGGAGGCGAATTCTTTTAGCTCCTCCACTCTTTTTTCTTCGTCGATTATTTTTTTCAGCTCGCGCGAGATTTGGCTAAATTCCTCAAATTTGAACCTAAATTCGCCGAGCTTTTCGTTAAATTTAGCGTCTTTTTTCGCCTGCAAAGCATCTAGTAAATTTAAAAATCTCTCGTTTTCAAATTCGTTTATTTCTTTTGCAGATAGGTATTTTACGTGCTCTTTGGCGATGCTGGCGAGATTTTTTTTAGAAACGGCTTGCGAGTTTATAAAATACCGCGTCGTTTTGTCGCGAAATAGCTTAAAGGTATTTATCTCCTCGCTCTCAAGACCAAATTCCTCAAGGTCAAATTTATGCGAGACATCGGCCTCGATCAACTTTGCTTCGCTGTCCTTTAGTCCCAAAACCGCCATTATCGAGCCCATCAGGACCGATTTGCCAGCACCGCTCACGCCCGTAAAGACGCTAAGCCCGCGCCCGAAATTTAACTCGACGTTTTCAAAACTCAAATTTTGCTTTATCAAAATCCGCTCAATCATTATAACCCCAATGCAGCTTTTCTTTTAAAATTTGAAAATAATCTCTCCCGACGTGGCGGATTAGCCGCGCCGTATTCGCGCTCAGCGTCATGCTCACGCTCTCAAGCTCGCCCATTTTGTACCGCTCCTGCCCGTCGATAACCAGCACCGCCGCGCTAGCGGTTTTAAATTTGATCTCAAATCCGCGCGGAAGCACCACCGGACGCTGCGTGAGCGAATGCGAGCAAACTGGCGTAACCAAAAACACCTCGCTTAGAGGATATGTTATCGCTCCGCCCGCGCTCATGTTGTATCCGGTTGATCCAACGGGCGTAGAGACGATGACGCCGTCGCCAAAATACGCGTTAAAGTATTTTTCGTTCCAAAAAGCCTCCACGTGCGTCATGGAGCCAACCTTTTCGCCCACGATCACCGCGTCGTTAAATGCTATCTTGTGTAAAATTTCGCCGCTTTTTTTGTGCAAAAAACATCAAGCATAAAAGGGGTCTCGACCTCAAATTTGCCATCAAAAAACTCGGCGAAAAACTTCTCGCATTCATTCATCGTGATGTCAGTCAAAAATCCAAGCCTACCCGCGTGTATGCCTAGCACAAATGGTGCAATCTCGGCCACGTTTCTACAAATCGAGATGATCGTGCCGTCGCCTCCTAGCGAGATCAAAAAATCGCACTCCGTAGCTAGCTCGCGCACATCAAACCCTTGTAAATTTGAGCCTTCTTTTAAATTTAAATGTTTGGCCGCCGCATTTTCAAACAAAATTTGAACGCCGTACCTAGCCAAAATCTCGCGCAGGATTCGCACGTTTTTAACTAAATTTGCATTGATTTTTGCGACTAGGCCGACTTTTTTTACCTTAGCCGGAAGTAATAAATTCTCTTTTTTCATAGAGTGGATTTTATCACATTTTGTTTTAAAAAAGCTGGGAAAAAGCAAATTTCTAGTATAATGGGCGCGTTAAAAATAGCAAAAGGAGTGAAAATGCGTAGCCATTACTGCACTGATTTAAGCAGTGCCGACATAGGCAAAGAAGTTACGCTTTGCGGTTGGGTAAATACCTACCGCGACCACGGCGGCGTTATATTTTTAGACCTGCGCGATCGCACGGGGCTGATTCAGATCGTCTGCGATCCGGCAGATAGCAAGAGCTCTCACGAGGCCGCGTCGCACGTTCGCGACGAGTACGTACTAAGGATAAAAGGCAAGGTCCGCGCTCGCGGCGAAGGCCTGGTAAATCCGCGCCTAAAAACGGGCGAGATCGAAGTAGTCGCAAACGAAGTGATCGTCGAAAACCCGAGCGAGCCGCTACCTTTCGTCATCGGCGACGAGAGCGTAAACGAGGACATCAGGCTAAAATACAGATTTTTAGACCTTAGAAACGAGAAACTTCAAAATATCTTTAAAATGCGCTCAAAAGCGGCGATCGCGGCTAGAAACAGCCTAGATAAAATGGGCTTTATCGAGTTTGAAACGCCGATTTTAACCCGCGCGACGCCGGAGGGCGCAAGAGACTATCTAGTGCCTAGCCGCGTATATCCGGGACAGTTTTACGCCCTGCCGCAAAGCCCGCAGCTTTTTAAACAGCTTTTGATGTGCTCGGGCTTTGATAAATATTTCCAGATCGCAAAATGTTTCCGCGACGAGGACTTGCGCGCCGATAGACAGCCTGAATTTACGCAGATAGATATCGAGATGAGCTTCATCGAGCAAGAAGATATCCTAAATATGGCTGAAAATATGCTAAAAGACGTATTTGCCGCCTGCGGATACGATATCCAAATACCTTTCCGCCGCATGAGCTACAAAGAGGCTACCGAGAGCTACGGTAGCGATAAACCCGACTTGCGCTACGATCTAAAGATGATCGACGTTATCGACATTTTCGCGCGCTCTAGCAATGAAATCTTTAGCAAAATCGCAACCGAACCTAAGAAAAACCGCGTCAAAGCGCTAAAAGTACCAAACGGCGATAATATCTTTAGCAAGCGCGAGATGAATAGATTTGAGGAGTTCGTCCGCAAATTCGGCGCTCAGGGCCTTGGCTACTTCCAGATGAAAGAGGACGGGCTAAAAGGACCGCTTTGCAAATTTTTCGAGCAGAGCGACCTCGACGAGATCGTCGCTCGCTGCGAGCTAAAAGTCGGCGACGTCGTATTTTTCGGCGCCGGCAAGAAAAAAGTCGTGCTTGATTATATGGGACGATTTAGGATTTTCCTCGCCGAGCAAATGGGTATCATAGACCAAAACAAAATGGAGTTTTTATGGGTGCTTGACTTCCCGATGTTTGAGCAAAACGACGACGGCAGCTACTCAGCTATGCACCATCCGTTTACCATGCCTAAAAATATCGACGAGCCGGATCTCGAGGATATCCTATCGGTTGCTCACGACGTCGTGCTTAACGGCTATGAGCTTGGCGGCGGCAGCGTGAGAATACACAAAAACGACGTTCAGCAAAAGGTATTTAAGTTGCTAGGTATCGACGAGGCCGAGCAGCGCGAGAAATTTGGCTTCTTGCTTGACGCGTTAAGCTTTGGCGCGCCTCCGCACGGCGGTATCGCGATCGGCTTTGACAGGCTAAATATGCTAGTAAACAAAACCAGCTCGATCCGCGACGTTATCGCCTTCCCTAAAACCCAGCGCGCTCAGTGCCCGCTAACGAAAGCGCCAAGCGAAGCTAGCGCGGAGCAGTTGAGGGAGCTGGGGCTAAGGCTGCGAGAAAAAGAAAAATAAGTATGAAGCGTCGTCTCGCCGCGCTATACGTCGTTGGTTTTAAAATTTTACGCTCCGCAGGCTACATGCCTAGCGTGCGCTTAAATTTTAAAACCGCCTTGTCTAGCTTGGCGATACTTCCGCTATAAATTTAGCTAATTTTATTTTTTATTAAAGAAAAGGCGAAGTATCTTGCGATGAATTTAAATGTCGCGAAGAAATTTCGTCGCTTCTGTTTGTAGTTGCGACCACAGGAAAGCAAAGTATTAAATACTTTCGCTTTGAAATTTAATAGTAAAAATGTAGGCGAAGTATTTTTCGCTTAGACGAGGCGGATTTTAATTTTTAAGCGTAGATAGAACATATAGTTCATCGAGCTTAAAAATTAAAATCGAGCGAAGTATAAGCAGAAAAAGACAAGCCGTTTTAAAGGAAATTTTATGAAAAAACTATTTTTAATCATCGGCGCTCCAGGCTCCGGCAAAACCACCGACGCATCGCTAATCGCGCAAGAGGACGCCAAATTTGCGCACTTCTCAACAGGTGATCTGCTCCGCGCAGAGGTTGCCAGCGGCTCAGAGCTTGGCAAACTAATCGACGGATTCATCTCAAAGGGTAACCTAGTCCCGCTTGACGTCGTCGTAAACGCGATCGTCTCAGCGATTAAAAGCTCGGACAAATCAAACGTCATCATCGACGGTTACCCGCGCAGCATCGAGCAGATGACCGAGCTAGACAAGGTTCTAGCCGCGCAAAACGAGATCGCGTTAAAAGGCGTGATCGAAGTGGACGTTAGCGAAGCCGTCGCACGCGAGAGAGTACTCGGACGAGCGCGCGGAGCCGACGACAACAACGAGGTTTTCAACAACCGCATGAAGGTTTATCTAGAGCCGATCGAGGCGATACGTAAATTTTACAAAGAAAAAGGCCTACTTCACGTCGTAAACGGCGAGCGTGCGATCGAGCCTATCGTAGCCGACGTCAAAGCTCTCGTAAATAGCCTATAAACATTAAATTTAGAGCCTCAAACCAGGCTCTAAATTTAAGCTTCCCATAAATACAAATTAACAAATAATTCACGAAATATCATTAAAATCCGCACTATGATTTCACGAAAATCACATAAAATTTTAAAGGATACGTAATGTTTAAGAAAATAGTTTTATCAGCAACCCTTGCTAGCGCGATGTTTGCAGCAGGCGGATTTACTGGTTCAAGCGCGCAAAACTCAACAAATCAAGGCGGCTTCGTCGGTAAAGGCGCCATGAGCGCAAGCACTGTAAAACAAGCCCTAGCGCTACCAGATGACGCTCGCGTAGTGCTTGAAGGCAAGATCGTCTCCGAGTTTCGCCCTGAGCACTACCAGTTCGTCGATAGAAACGGCGACGCGATCGAAATCGAGATCGACCACAAGGATTGGAGAGGCGTAACCGTCGATGAAAACACGCCCGTGCGCATCTACGGTGAGGTCGATAAGGACTTTATGAAAACCTCTATCGACGTAAAAACTATCGAAATAATCAAATAATTTTAGGGCGGTTCGCCGCCTTAAATTTTCCCCAAATTTTAGTCCCCCCCCAAAAAAAATCTACAAATTTTACTTTTTAGCATCAAATTTACCGCCGTAATGCCGGTCAAATTTTGGCCTGCCCCGATTCTCGTTTTACTCCAAATTTAGCCGAGATTTTATATAATCTCTTATTCAAATTTCAAGGCAAGTATCTCAAAGCGTTTTGCTATAAAACGCCGCGTGATAGGAGCTTTACAAAGGATAAAAATGGACGTTTCAAAAATCAAAGCAGGCTCAAACCCGGACAAAATCAACGCCGTGATCGAGATCCCGTACGGCTCGAACATAAAATACGAAATCGACAAAGATAGCGGCGCGGTCGTAGTCGATCGCGTGCTCTACTCGGCGATGTTCTACCCGGCAAACTACGGCTTCGTGCCAAACACTCTCGCAGCAGACGGCGATCCTGCCGACATCTTGGTGCTAAACGAATACCCTCTGCAAGCAGGTAGCGTGATCCCGTGCCGCCTCATCGGCGTGCTCGTGATGGAGGATGAAGCAGGTATGGACGAGAAGCTACTGGCCGTACCGGTTACCAAGATCGACCCGCGATTTGACGCGATCAAAAGCTACAAAGACCTGCCTGAGGCCACTTTAAATAAGATCAAAAATTTCTTTGAAACTTATAAAATTTTAGAGCCTAACAAATGGGTCAAAGTTAAAGAATTTAAAGACGCGAATGCCGCAAAAGAGATCCTAGACGCGGCGATCAAAAACTACAAATAATAAGCCATCTTGGCTTGTCGGCCGCCGCCTTGTTAAACCTAAACAAGCGGCGGCCAAATTTAAACTCACGCAAAAATCAAAAGGATAAAAATGGATATACTAAAGCTACTTTTGGGCAACTCCGGCGGTATGTTAGATGCGATGTCGCAAAAAAGCGGACTGGGCACAAACGACGTAGAGGCCGTGATTTCTAAGATCGCGCCGATTTTCATGCAAAGAGCCAACGAGAATTTTAAATCAGATTCAGATTCGTCAAATTTCCTAGAGATGATCCGCCGCTCAAACCTTGACGAGATGACTGGCACCCCGCAAAATATCAACGTCGCCGAAGGCAACGAGCTACTAGGCGTACTAACGGGATCTAAAGAAAACAGCAGGGCTCTAGCTAGCGACATAGGCTCGCAGCTAGGCATCAGCGCAGACTCTATAAAGACTCTGCTACCGATGATCGCGCCGATGATCGCGGGCATGCTAAACAATCAACTCAAAGCATCAAATTTGCAAGACTCCGCGGACAACGGCTCCATGATGTCGATGCTTACGCAGTTTTTGGATCAGAACAAAGACGGCTCGATCGTAGATGATATTTTTAGGATCGCAGGCGACTTTTTCGGTAAAAAATAGGCGAATTTCGCCTATTTTAGCCGTTGTGCTTTTTCGTTTCACCAAATTACAGCTTTTGACGGTTCGCTAAAAACTGCTACTTTTGTACCATATCGCGTAAATTTATTCCACTCTTAACATTTTTGATATACGCCTGCAAACGGCACTCATGCTACTTTAACTAGAACGGCTAAATTTATAAAAAATAAAATTTGATCAGTACCAGCCGCTGCCTCAAATTTATGCCGAATTTGATGCAAAATTAAACAACGTAAAATCAAACTTTAAAATCCAACTTTATGCCTACTTTAGCCCTTTTTTGAGTTTCCTAACGAGAAATCTCGCCAAATGAAGCTCGTCAAAAAGCGATTTTTCTATACAAAGCGGACGGTCAAAAATAAGGTCGCAGATGAGCTCGGCGCCGAGCACGGCCGTACAAAGCCCGCGCGAGCCGTGAGCGGTGCTAACGTAGACGTTTGGCACGTATTTTGGACGCGGATTAGACTTACCTTTCGTCCAAAGCAGCGACTTGTAGGTATCTTTATAAAAATCCTCGTCGTAAAGCCGCCCGATGAGCGGAAAACGGTCGCCGCTATAGCTGCGGTAGCCCACTTTCGAGCCGATTATTCGGACGTTTTGCGGAGTTTTTA
This genomic window contains:
- a CDS encoding TatD family hydrolase, giving the protein MIIDTHCHLDDESFDNDLVKVIANARENGVGGVLIPGADINDLPKAAKITRAFENVFFAVGVHPYDKDGFDKDVLYKFAKDEKCVAVGECGLDYFRLPKDENEKELEKAEQKRVFKAQLDMAIELNLPVILHIRDANEDSFNILKEYASRLVGAVLHCYNASPLLLELAKMGEFYFGIGGVLTFKNAKNLAQILSQIPQDRLLLETDAPYLTPEPFRGRRNEPAFTRLVATKIAEILNLKEEEVMEITTKNAKKIFTKFNT
- the ppa gene encoding inorganic diphosphatase, giving the protein MDVSKIKAGSNPDKINAVIEIPYGSNIKYEIDKDSGAVVVDRVLYSAMFYPANYGFVPNTLAADGDPADILVLNEYPLQAGSVIPCRLIGVLVMEDEAGMDEKLLAVPVTKIDPRFDAIKSYKDLPEATLNKIKNFFETYKILEPNKWVKVKEFKDANAAKEILDAAIKNYK
- a CDS encoding septal ring lytic transglycosylase RlpA family protein produces the protein MPQPSRAKFIFFSLFFIFFMSGCSFLTSPSGGITASGGSKKSGKINSSKGMHEATMRPYTINGKTYYPTVVKVGDRASGIASWYGPDFHGKKTSNGETYDMHAMTAAHKTLPMNTMVRVTNIKNGKNIIVRINDRGPFVAGRVIDLSKTGAVKLDVFNAGTAPVLLEVVGFNGNVGGAVVASSQPSSKQHSGSQKTSTQTKAQPQQQSFVGGIFMVQIGAFKNLSGANAHKRQHAGQYGNGAYDTVIKSYDLDGGKIYRVFISGFRSEEEAKDFISAGHISGAFFVRE
- a CDS encoding YgiW/YdeI family stress tolerance OB fold protein, with translation MFKKIVLSATLASAMFAAGGFTGSSAQNSTNQGGFVGKGAMSASTVKQALALPDDARVVLEGKIVSEFRPEHYQFVDRNGDAIEIEIDHKDWRGVTVDENTPVRIYGEVDKDFMKTSIDVKTIEIIK
- a CDS encoding diguanylate cyclase translates to MEKNKILIVEDNKALAKLIAKKMEDKVEMDIDVAHTMAEAQAFLNNSKDYFIALLDLNLPDAPNGEIVDYVISKGLPSIVLTGSIDDATRESFIHKDIVDYVYKGNMDDINYIFQIINRLSKNRQYKVMIVEDSAPFRNSLKKILTSLQFHVFTAAHGEEAMSYFADNPDIRLVVCDYRMPVKDGLEVLKEIRAVGDKNQIGVLMMTSPSENVNGAIFLKNGANDFIAKPFVKEELICRVNNLIEAMENINQIADFANKDFLTGVYNRRYFYDDMNEYVAYAEERAEPYAVAMLDIDHFKEINDACGHDSGDRVLKTLAKKLIDETKNGDLIARFGGEEFCIVLKNVSNEEAVKFFVNLRANIASCNVQLKKEQINFTVSIGVAFSRSDYKLDELLELADEALYRAKENGRNRVEIA
- a CDS encoding adenylate kinase, coding for MKKLFLIIGAPGSGKTTDASLIAQEDAKFAHFSTGDLLRAEVASGSELGKLIDGFISKGNLVPLDVVVNAIVSAIKSSDKSNVIIDGYPRSIEQMTELDKVLAAQNEIALKGVIEVDVSEAVARERVLGRARGADDNNEVFNNRMKVYLEPIEAIRKFYKEKGLLHVVNGERAIEPIVADVKALVNSL
- a CDS encoding lytic transglycosylase domain-containing protein — encoded protein: MKIFRVIMLCLACTGWLFATAASSDAEQTQKMILKEFDIDAKFLQSSHYASIKNSIKDSKRKEFIDTVKGGYKHIPMLQKIIKDSGIPESFLYLAMTESGFSNHIVSSKKAIGIWQFMESTAKLYGLRVDKYTDERKDPMAATVAATKYLQSLKNDFGKWYLAMMAYNCGDTRLREGIKKAGTTDLATLLDDKKSYIPKETKNFVKKILVIAHIAKEQENLLAKTQALSGTKGIELSKIDVPGGTTLMEVGDSIGLSLKKMKEYNMHLKFVYTPPTEKPYYLYIPLNKKKMFSDNFEVAQNRKFEIYTAKENDTLLTIAEKTGVNHKIIKEYNGLASNEIKPSQKLVIPSEQNVNYLAEYMVKSGDTLGEVSQKFDVAFEDLKEANTLMSSNSSIGAKLAATE
- a CDS encoding AAA family ATPase, whose amino-acid sequence is MIERILIKQNLSFENVELNFGRGLSVFTGVSGAGKSVLMGSIMAVLGLKDSEAKLIEADVSHKFDLEEFGLESEEINTFKLFRDKTTRYFINSQAVSKKNLASIAKEHVKYLSAKEINEFENERFLNLLDALQAKKDAKFNEKLGEFRFKFEEFSQISRELKKIIDEEKRVEELKEFASFEINKIESVSPKIGEFDELMELKKRLSKKDKILEAWNRAEQIFNFEQSVVDALNISDVDSSFFEEAMNELRVARENLNMDELEDVDIEGVLDRIEAINSLVRRYGGEEEALATLKTRKAELARYENISFEKSELERKFKQNETAINALADKISQARAANLKELEVLINSFLKELYMSEISLKINSKTLDAAGRDEVNLSLNETALKNLSSGELNRLRLAFIASESKITGGGEGVIILDEIDANLSGKEAMSIANVLLNLAKFYQIFAISHQPQLSSKADSHFLVEKHGETSIVRELKGEERVNELARMISGEHITDEAINFARQLLVV
- the aspS gene encoding aspartate--tRNA ligase gives rise to the protein MRSHYCTDLSSADIGKEVTLCGWVNTYRDHGGVIFLDLRDRTGLIQIVCDPADSKSSHEAASHVRDEYVLRIKGKVRARGEGLVNPRLKTGEIEVVANEVIVENPSEPLPFVIGDESVNEDIRLKYRFLDLRNEKLQNIFKMRSKAAIAARNSLDKMGFIEFETPILTRATPEGARDYLVPSRVYPGQFYALPQSPQLFKQLLMCSGFDKYFQIAKCFRDEDLRADRQPEFTQIDIEMSFIEQEDILNMAENMLKDVFAACGYDIQIPFRRMSYKEATESYGSDKPDLRYDLKMIDVIDIFARSSNEIFSKIATEPKKNRVKALKVPNGDNIFSKREMNRFEEFVRKFGAQGLGYFQMKEDGLKGPLCKFFEQSDLDEIVARCELKVGDVVFFGAGKKKVVLDYMGRFRIFLAEQMGIIDQNKMEFLWVLDFPMFEQNDDGSYSAMHHPFTMPKNIDEPDLEDILSVAHDVVLNGYELGGGSVRIHKNDVQQKVFKLLGIDEAEQREKFGFLLDALSFGAPPHGGIAIGFDRLNMLVNKTSSIRDVIAFPKTQRAQCPLTKAPSEASAEQLRELGLRLREKEK
- a CDS encoding DUF937 domain-containing protein — encoded protein: MDILKLLLGNSGGMLDAMSQKSGLGTNDVEAVISKIAPIFMQRANENFKSDSDSSNFLEMIRRSNLDEMTGTPQNINVAEGNELLGVLTGSKENSRALASDIGSQLGISADSIKTLLPMIAPMIAGMLNNQLKASNLQDSADNGSMMSMLTQFLDQNKDGSIVDDIFRIAGDFFGKK